GCGTCACCCTTCGAAGGGGCGGGCCACAGGTCCAAAAGGGGGAGAGGTCGTCCGCCCTCCTCCACTGGCAAATATgtcggcctggccgcagccagggcggcATATAATCAGGAGCTGGCTGAGAGCCTACGGCTTGAGGCTGAGGCAGAGGTGGCGGGAATGGCCCGGCACatgagggaggctagggcctctttacagcccagcccccTCCTGTCAGCCCAGGATGAGGAGGCAGAGCAGACGAGCGCTGCACTAGCCAACGTAGTGAAGACTTCGCTGGAAACCATTACGATGGTCGCCACGAAGTCTTCACAATTGAAAGGGACATACGTCCGGGCCCTGAAGGATGCCGTAAAGGGCATTCAAGAGGCCGTGTCCCAGATCAGGGAGCGGACGATGTCTGAGGAGGTGATGCGGCTGGAGGCCGCTAACTCCAAGCTCACGAGGGAAGTCGCCGATCTGCGCCGCGACTTGCAagagttgcggcagcgaccCTCCCAGCCTCAGAGCTCGGAGCCAAGCCTCCGGCAGCTACTGGAGGAGACAGCCCGCGCCAACGCTGAGATGTTCGGCAACATGCTGAACGCTCGGTTGGCCGGGATCGAAGACCGTCTCCTCCCGGAGCCGCGCAGGAGACCTCCGCTCGCAGCGGACGCTAGGAGTGCCAGGGCAGACCCTGCTCACTCTGCGCCAGCAGGGGCCCCGGTCGCTTCTACGAGAAGTAGTGGTCAGCCCGTGTCAAAGCCCGACAAAAAGGATGGCAAGGAAGCTCCCACTAACAGTCAGGCTCCCTCTGTTCCCTCttcttcgggaaagaaggggaagAACAAGAGGAAAAGCCTGGCTGCACAAGAGGCAGCAGAGGCTCGGCGCCAACCTGCCCCTGCACCAACGGCGGAGCCATGGACCGCCGTTGTTGGCCGAAAGGCCAGGAAcaaggcggccaaagcggccaaggTGGCCAAAGAGCCGCCAAAGCCTCGGTCCACGGCCCAGAAGAAGGCCAAGCTCCGGACACCAAGAACGGCAGCGGTATCGCTGACCTTGGTGCCCGGAGTCGAGGAGAGAGGCGTAACATACGCCTCGATCCTCTCCGACGCCAAGCGGCGCGTCTCCCTCGCTGACCTCGGAATCAGCAACATGCGGTTCCGCAGGGCGGCGACGGGTGCGCGCCTGCTTGAGATCGGAGGGGAGAACTCGGCGGCGAAGGCGGACTCTCTCGCCAAGAAGCTGAGGGAGGTCCTCAGCCCGGGCGCGGTCAAGGTCGTCCGCCCAGTGAAGcgcgcggaaatccgcgtcactgggctggacgactcAGCCGACGCCATCGAGGTGGCCGACGCTGTGGCCAAAGAAGGAGGCTGCGCGGTCGACGACGTGAAGCATGGGCGGATCGTCGTCGGGCCGAGAGGGGACGGCGCCCTCTGGATCAGCTGTCCAGTCGCGGCCGCCAAGAAGCTGTCCGACTCTGGCCGACTACTGGTCGGGTGGACGTCGGCCCGAGTAAGGCTTCTCGACTCCAGACCGGCACGGTGCTACCGTTGCCTGGAGCCCGGGCACCTCGGAGTGAAGTGctcctgcgaggttgaccgcagccgactgtgcttccgctgcggtcaaCCCGACCATCAGGCGCGGGACTGCGCGGCTGAGCCCCATTGCCCCGTCTGTGCGGCGGCAGGCAAACCGGCGGCTCACTCCATCGGTGGCAGCGGATGCATTTCTGCTGCCAAGCCGGCAGCCAAAGGTCCGCAGAAGGGTGCGCCGaagccaaagcggccaaagcgcaaggccaagagggccggggcggagcagatggacaccgttccttgaatggacagagctccgccctaacggggacctgtggacggtggtcgggggaccgccgtccacaacatgggtcccgtgctgtagggctgcccacgtgttccgggcagccctcggcggtgggggaggcgcttgatgcgcccccataggcgcagggcccaagagggcatccgccggcggggacgcggttgtgtgcagttgcgttcccgtgtccccgccacatggcggcgaggaggaacaccgttgggttttagtgggtataccggcttttccggggagtcccacataaccacgtcgtccccccgggcggcgtggtatgcgtaacgcatttcccaacgttaaaaaaaaaaaaaaaaaaaaaaaaaaaaaaaaggttcccgtgtggagttgctgatctcccatcgggcgcgtccccaggtggcggataggggaatgccctcccagtaatgggggggtaccggcttcggccggcgcggaccaaaacagcgtggtggagtcgctctcgctcgtggccctctgcagggacgaggtggtgcgcagagtggacacaggagggcgactatccgacggcgtctctggcttcggccagatgacaggggcttcggccccaccgttggcaggggcggcgggtccggcagcaatgccgggcaatggcttcggccaccgtcggcccgacccgtagcccagacgcaatgctgtctggaacgggggccgcctccgcattgagcggagggggccgcgaggaagaaaacctctgaaaaaatcaccgtaagcctaagtttgtggtgcccggcgaggggctgtatggTCTGGCGTTCCAGGCCGTTagggcaccccagggagctcaccctggtAAATAAAAGAGACCGCCAGCTGAGGTACAGCAAAAAATGGATAAAGCGGACAAAGAAGTTATTACCCACGCCGGTAGCCAGAAATCTGGTGAATCCGGTCTAAGGTCCCCGATCGTATGTGGGGGGGACTGCGACCGCTTCGTGGGCTCACCGAGCTCCCGTGAACACGGAATGGACAGGGTAGACTTCTACCCGGCGTTCAACGCCACTACCGGACGACACTCGCGCATCAACACCGTCTGCGCTTCCCGAAGCGCGGGTGGTGTTGGAGCGCCTTTCACCTGATGTGACCCCAGCACAAAGTGCTGATGGTGCTGTCCCTGGGCCAAAAGCCCAAAGACGTACAAGGCGGATCGGTCCTGGCCTCGTTTCATCTTCGGATGAAACGAGTAGTCTACGGACCGTCTGCTCCATGGAGAGCATAACCTCCCTCCCAGAGGGCACACTGTGGCGCAAGCGCAAAACAGTTGTGCTCTCGGACCCGTCCTCTGACGAGGGGGACCGAGCTCCGGTTACGGAGCTCGGTTCACCCGTCATGAGGGCGCGGGCCAAGAGAGGTAGAGGTCGCCCTCCTACTACCGGAGAATACGTGGGTCTAGCCAAGGCCAAAGCGGAGCTCAACCGCGCCAGGCGGGAGGAGCTCCTGCTTGAGGCTGAAATGGCGGTGGCTGAGTCAGCCAAAAAAGTCTTCTGCCTACGAAGCTCCGGCACACTGCCGGAAACAGACGCAGCGGGACTCGATTCCGCCTCAACACCTGGTACAGAGACGGTCGCCGCTCTGTACCAGAAGGCGAAGGATGCTGCCGGCGTTATCGAAAACGTGGCTAGCAAGTCGGGCAGATTAAAGGGCACTTTCGTCCGTGCCCTAAGGGACTCCACGAGGCTCATCGTGCAGGTCCTAGATGTCCTCCGCTCCACTTCGGTGAGCGAGGAGACGCGCAATCTGCAGGCCAAGAACTCTCGCCTGCAGAAAGCGCTCGATGAACAGCGGAAGGAAATCGAGACCCTTCGTCTGGAGATGCGCCAAGTGAGGGAATCGCTGGGCGCATCTCAAAGCACGAGACCGCCAGCGCCAGCGCCTGCTCCGCCAATGGAGACCTCGCATGTCTCCGAGAGCCCGCTCCCGGAGCCGGCCCCAAGAGCTGCAGGCGCCAAACCGGCAAAGAAGACGGACCCGCCGCTGCGCAAGAGCAGTAGAGCCACGTCCGATACCGGAGACCTTGCCGCGCAGATCATAAGCCAGGTGGGCTTTATGATCGATGCGAAGTTGGCAGGTCTAGAGGACAGGCTCCTGCCTCCAAAGACGTTGCGCCCCCCGTTAGCGGCGGACCGCAAAAACGCGCAGACCTATGCTGCTGCGGCTAGGACTCCCGCTGCCTCGGCGAGGACTCCCGCAGCAGTAACCAAGAAGGCGACTGCCACCGCAGCCGGCACCACACGTGCCACGCCGCTCGCGGCCTCTCAAGGCCCAGCCGCGGCTGCTAGTGGCCCTACCTCTGCTCCtcccaagaagaagaagaagaagaggggcCCCAGGGGAAGGAAGAAGGGGAAGAAGGGAGGGAACGGCGGCCAAGTCGAGGCCCAACCCCTACCTTCTGGGTCTGCCGGCGACGGTTGGACCACCGTCGGCAAAGGCCGGAAGAAGAAGGCGGCTCCCACGCAACAGCGCCCCAAGGTGCCCAAGATGCGCACACCCCGCACAGCGGCGGTAGTGCTGCATCTGCAACCGGCGGCAATGGAGGGGGAACCACCTATGCGGATGTCCTGAGGACGGCTAAGGCCAAGGTGAATCTCCAGAGCCtggggataaccaacctcaggaTCCGCAAGGCGGTGACCGGCGCGAGAGTGTTGGAGCTCGCGGGCGCCACGAGCGCCGAGAAGGCCGACACCCTGGCTGAAAAGCTCAGGGAGTCGATGAACGGGGACGTGGTAAAAGTCTCCAGACCCATAAAACGCGCAGATATGCGCATTGTGGGTCTGGATGACTCCGTCTCCGTTCAAGAGGTGGTGGAGGCAGTGGCCACGGCCGGCGGATGTGCGACGGACGCCATCAGGACCGGTGTCATTCGCGAAGGCGCGGGTGGCATGGGCTCCCTGATGGTGAGCTGCCCTGTAGCAGCTGCTAAAAGGGTAGCTAAGGGTCGCCTCCTTGTCGGCTGGACCTCTGTCCAGGTGAGGGTGCTGGAGCCGCGTCCGCTGCGGTGCTTCCGATGCCACGAAACCGGACATGCGCACGCCATGTGcgagtccgaggtggaccggagcacccagtgtttccgatgcggccaaaccggccaccAGTCCTCACAGTGCTCCGCTACCCCgcactgcacagtgtgcgaggcggcgaGAAGACCGGCGGAGCACCGATTGGGCAGTTCAAAATGTACTGCCCAAACGAGGAACAAGCGGAAGGTTCGCGATGGCCCTCAGGCCTCCtcgcgaccttcccgcccgcagGCCGCGGGACGAGTTGGTACTGAGCCCATGAACACCAACTGACGGCTCTGTGGGTGTGGTGATGGTCTCGGTCTCGTCCTGGGAGACCGGGGCGGGAGACCAGACCAGCTTGTGTGGAAGCTCACTTCCACCACCGACGCACGCCGCTCAGATGAGCGGAGCGGGgcggggatggcgggcggatgtcggccatctttcgcCCAAACACCGACGCGGGTCTCACCCTGTGTGCACTGGACTAGGGGAGGAGGGCACATAAGGGGGAGACCCAGggagccacgggcggcagactcgggggagtctgtcgttccaaCTTTCAACTGGCTCGAgtaggcgttgcgtgcgtgttccgcgcacgccactcacGACGAGGCGAGGCCTTACAGGCCaccactgccgggtcgcggaagaatgcttcggcgattcccgggtcctggcaccacagtggaaaagtaggaacaccgttgggttttagtgggtataccgggtggcaacacccggggagtcccacataaccacgtcgcccccccgggcggcgtggtatgcgtaaagcatttcccaacgctaaaaaaaaaaaaaaaaaaaaaaaaaataggttaggttaggttaggttaggttaggttaggttaggttaggttaggttaggttaggttaggttaggttccccccaatggattctcgccttgtcgtggcggggggctcagtagctgcatcggcgggtgccgctttagcccaatgatgcagtgaagctaagaagaatccagcgcggcggtggcaaagtccactgctgcgcaacccgtaacccttagcgctttgtggtggggcgccaaaggaacgggggccgcttccacattgagtggagggggccgcgaggagacaacctctgtaaaaaaccgccgggaggaggcgtttttcgccttgcgcgcggcggtcgttcgtattgcacggcggccgtcgggccacccgcaaccctcggtattccgaggcgtggggccgctcccacacaagtggggggggccgcgaggagacaacctctttaaaaaatccacccGGAGGAGGAGGCGCGTGGCGCCGTTGGagacgggttcggcggccatgaatacatgcccgtcggacaggcttcggccaccgtcgccaaacttgttatcctggttaggtgtcgtggacttgtctcgcggcctaccaagaccaaggggcttgccttggtcggccggcccaagaggagcaacctcaataaaaaacccccaaagtcccggcgttgaggtgccttcgggccttcgcgcggcgtcgggacgccggaaggtggcggagggggtattctccgccagctagcgaccaaccctggggcacctcccgcaccccagcggtattagggttatccgggtacagggggcactgcccggatggaccaccctttcccccataaTCGTGGGACTCATAatggaattttcaaaaaataacaaaGCCGAGAATTCGGAGCTGGAAGTTGGGAGTAAAGGAGCGAGGAAGGGAGGAGAAGGAGAAAAGCGTGCTCAGGCACAGTCGTTTACCGGCCTTGATGCGGACACCAAGTCCGCGGGGCAACTTGTGGCGCAACCGggatccaccaccccggaagcggcacagtgccctggcctaggcgctcGCGCCACCCGTCTCCGCAAGGGGACCATGGAGAAGGAACTCAACTCCGGACAGCCGATCCTAAGCGGCAAGGATCTGCTGTCCGTAGTTGAGAAGGATAGAAGGCTCAGCGTGGTTCTATCACGCTGCGCCACACCTGTCACCACGACGACCGCTGGCCGGGAGGATGAGTCTATGCTAGACTCGGACGACTCCTCCTGCGCCAGCATGGTGACGGTGGGGTCGGAGTTGTCAGGCCCGAGGAAACGGTTCCTAAAACGGAATCGGTCTGACCCTGAGGCCGAAGAGTCGGACTCGCCTGCGTCGCCCTTCGAGGGTGCAGGCCACCGCTCTAAAAGGGGGAGAGGTCGCCCCTCCTCCACCGGTAAGTATgtcggcctggccgcagccagggcggcATACAACCAGGAGCTGGCCGAGAGCCTCCGGCTTGAGGCAGAAGCTGAGGTTGCAGGGATGGCTCGGAACctgagggaggctagggcctctttacagcccagcccccACATGGCAACCCAAGAGGAGGAGCAGACGAGCGCTGCATTAGCCGGCATTGTGAAGACTTCGCTGGATACCATTACAATGGTCGCCACGAAGTCTTCACAATTGAAAGGGACTTACGTTCGGGCCCTGAAGGATGCCGTAAAGGGCATCCAAGAGGCTGTGTCCCAAATCAGGGATCGAACGATGACGGAGGAGGTCATGCGGCTGGAGGCCGCTAACTCCAAGCTCACAAAGGAGGTCGCCGACCTGCGCCGCGACTTGCAagagttgcggcagcgaccaTCCCAGCCCGTGAGCTCGGAGCCAAGCCTCCGGCAGCTTCTGGAGGAGACAGCCCGTGCCAACGCCGAGATGTTCGGCAACATGCTGAACGCGCGGTTGGCCGGGATCGAAGATCGTCTCCTCCCAGAGCCACGACGGAGACCTCCGCTTGCGGTGGACACCAGAAGCGCCAGGGCAGACCCTGCTCAGTCTGCGCCAGCAGGGGCCCCGGTCGCTTCTACGAGAAGTAGTGGCCAGCCTGCCAAGCCCGCAAAGCCCGACAAAAAGGATGGCAAGGAAGCTCCCACTAACAGTCAGGCTCCCTCTGTTCCCTCttcttcgggaaagaaggggaagAACAAGAGGAAAAGCCTGGCTGCACAAGAGGCAGCAGAGGCTCGGCGCCAACCTGCCCCTGCACCAACGGCGGAGCCATGGACCGCCGTTGTTGGCCGAAAGGCCAGGAAcaaggcggccaaagcggcTAAGGCGGCCAAAGAGCCGCAAAAGCCTCGGTCCACGGCCCAGAAGAAGGCCAAGCTCCGGACACCAAGAACGGCAGCGGTATCGCTGACCTTGGTGCCCGGAGTCGAGGAGAGAGGCGTAACATACGCCTCGATCCTCTCCGACGCCAAGCGGCGCGTCTCCCTCGCTGACCTCGGAATCAGCAACATGCGGTTCCGCAGGGCGGCGACGGGTGCGCGCCTGCTTGAGATCGGAGGGGAGAACTCGGCGGCGAAGGCGGACTCCCTCGCCAAGAAGCTGAGGGAGGTCCTCAGCCCGGACGCGGTCAAAGTCGTCCGCCCAGTGAAGcgcgcggaaatccgcgtcactgggctggacgactcAGCCGACGCCATTGAGGTGGCCGACGCTGTGGCCAAGGAAGGAGGCTGCGCGGTCGACGACGTGAAGCATGGGCGGATCGTCGTCGGACCGAGAGGGGACGGGTCCCTCTGGATCAGCTGCCCAGTCGCAGCTGCCAAGAGGCTGTCCGACTCTGGCCGACTACTGGTCGGGTGGACGTCGGCCAGAGTGCGACTCCTCGACTCCAGACCGACACGGTGCTACCGCTGTCTGGAGCCCGGGCACCTCGGGGTCAAGTGctcctgcgaggttgaccgcagccgactgtgcttccgctgcggtcaaCCCGACCATCAGGCGCGGGACTGCTCGGCTGAGCCCCATTGCCCCGTCTGTGCGACGGCAGGCAAACCGGCGGCTCACTCCATCGGTGGCAGCGGATGCATTTCTGCTGCCAAGCCGGCAGCCAAAAGCCCGCAGGAGAGTGCGCCGAAGCCGAAGCGGCCAAAGCGCAAGGCCAAGGCCAAGAGGGCCGGGGCGGAGCATATGGACACCGTTCCTTGAACGGACAGAGCTCCGCCctaacggggacctgtggacggtggtcgggggaccgccgtccacaacataggtcccgtgctgtagggctgcccaagtgttccgggcagccctcggcggtgggggaggcgcttgatgcgcccccataggcgcagggcccaagagggcatccgccggcggggacgcggttgtgtgcagttgcgttcccgtgtccccgccacatggcggcgaggaggaacaccgttgggttttagtgggtataccggcttttccggggagtcccacataaccacgtcgtccccccgggcggcgtggtatgcgtaacgcatttcccaacgtaaaaaaaaaaaaaaaaaaaaaaaaaaaaaaaaaaggttaggttaggttaggttaggttaggttaggttaggttccccccccgtgtggagttgctgatctcccatcgggcgcgtccccaggtggcggataggggaatgccctcccagtaatgggggggtaccggcttcggccggcgcggaccaaaacagcgtggtggagtcgctctcgctcgtggccctctgcagggacgaggtggtgcgcagagtggacacaggagggcgactatccgacggtgtctctggcttcggccagatgacaggggcttcggccccaccgttggcaggggcggcgggtccggcagcaatgccgggcaatggcttcggccaccgtcggcccgacccgtagcccagacgcaatgctgtctggaacgggggccgcctccgcattgagcggagggggccgcgaggaagaaaacctctgaaaaaatcaccgtaagcctaagtttgtggtgcccggcgaggggctgtatggTCTGACGCTCAGGCCGTTagggcaccccagggagctcaccctggtAAATAAAAGAGACCGCCAGCTGAGGCTCAGCTACAATGGATAAAGCGATCAAGAAAGTTAATACCCACGCCGGTAGCCAGGAAACTGGTGAATCCGGTCTAAGGTCCCCGATCGTATGTGGGGGGGACTGCGACCGCTTCGTGGGCTCACCGAGCTCCCGTGAACAAGGATTGGACAGGGTAGACTTCTACCCGGCGTTCAACGCCAAAACCGGATACGACACTCGCGCATCAACACCGTCTGCGCTTCCCGAAGCGCGGGTGGTGTTGGAGCGCTTATCACCAGATTTGACCCCAGCACCAAGTGCTGAAGTTGCTGTCCCTGTGCCAAAAGCCCAGAGACGGCCAAGACGGAGCGGTCCTAGCCTCGTTTCATCTTCGGATGAAACGAGTAGTCTACGGACCGTCTGCTCCATGGAGAGTATAACCTCCCTCCCAGAGGGCACACTGTGGCGCAAGCGCAAAACAGTTGTGCTCTCGGACCCGTCCTCTGACGAGGGGGACCGAGCTCCGGTTACGGAGCTCGGTTCACCCGTCATGAGGGCGCGGGCCAAGAGAGGTAGAGGTCGCCCTCCTACTACCGGAGAATACGTGGGTCTAGCCAAGGCCAAAGCGGAGCTCAACCGCGCCAGGCGGGAGGAGCTCCTGCTTGAGGCTGAAATGGCGGTGGCTGAGTCAGCCAAAAAAGTCTTCGGCCTACGAAGCTCCGGCACACTGCCGGAAACAGTGACGATGGTGGCAGGAGCTGATCCCGCCCCTACACCTGGTACAGAGACGGTCGCCGCTCTGTACCAGAAGGCGAAGGATGCTGCCGGCGTTATCGAAAACGTGGCTAGCAAGTCGGGCAGATTAAAGGGCACTTTCGTCCGTGCCCTAAGGGACTCCACCAGACTTATTATGGAGGTCCTGGACGTTCTCCGCTCCACGTCGGTGAGCGAGGAGACGCGCAATCTGCAGGCCGAGAACTCTCGCCTGCAGAAAGCGATCGACGACCAAAGGAAGGAGATGGAGACCCTTCGTCTGGAGATGCGCCAAGTGAGGGAATCGCTGGGCGCATCTCAAAGCATGAGACCGCCAGCGCCAGCGCCTGCACCGCCAATGGAGACCTCGCTCGTCTCCGAGAGCCCGCTCCCGGAGCCGGCCCCAAGAGCTGCAGGCGCCAAACCGGCAAAGAAGACGGACCCGCCGCTGCGCAAGAGCAGTAGAGCCACGTCCGATACTGACGGAGACCTTGCCGCGCAGATCATAAGCCAGGTGGGCTTTATGATCGATGCGAAGTTGGCAGGTCTAGAGGACAGGCTCCTGCCTCCAAAGACGTTGCGCCCCCCGTTAGCGGCGGACCGCAAAAATGCGCAGTCCTATGCAGCTGCGGCTAGGACCCCCGCTGTCTCAGCGAGGACCCCCGCTACAGCTGCCACCAAG
This genomic interval from Pectinophora gossypiella chromosome Z, ilPecGoss1.1, whole genome shotgun sequence contains the following:
- the LOC126379775 gene encoding uncharacterized protein LOC126379775, which produces MNISATNKAEISELDGGCEEMRKGEVGGEIKRAQALSFTGLDADTKSAGQLVAQPGSTTPEAAQCPGLGARATRLRKGTKQEDVNSAQPILSGKDLLSVVEKERRLSVVLTRCDTPVTTKTASREEESMDSDDDSSCASMVTVGSELSGGRRFLKRNRSDPEAEESDSPASPFEGAGHRSKRGRGRPPSSTGKYVGLAAARAAYNQELAESLRLEAEAEVAGMARHMREARASLQPSPLLSAQDEEAEQTSAALANVVKTSLETITMVATKSSQLKGTYVRALKDAVKGIQEAVSQIRERTMSEEVMRLEAANSKLTREVADLRRDLQELRQRPSQPQSSEPSLRQLLEETARANAEMFGNMLNARLAGIEDRLLPEPRRRPPLAADARSARADPAHSAPAGAPVASTRSSGQPVSKPDKKDGKEAPTNSQAPSVPSSSGKKGKNKRKSLAAQEAAEARRQPAPAPTAEPWTAVVGRKARNKAAKAAKVAKEPPKPRSTAQKKAKLRTPRTAAVSLTLVPGVEERGVTYASILSDAKRRVSLADLGISNMRFRRAATGARLLEIGGENSAAKADSLAKKLREVLSPGAVKVVRPVKRAEIRVTGLDDSADAIEVADAVAKEGGCAVDDVKHGRIVVGPRGDGALWISCPVAAAKKLSDSGRLLVGWTSARPTVLPLRSTRPSGAGLRG